The following nucleotide sequence is from Halapricum desulfuricans.
CGGCGTGATACCGAACCGATACCGGAGGAAGACGTAGACGGTGGCGTTCAGCAGGACGTAAGAACCCGCTGACGCCACGGCGGCACCCATGAATCCGTACCGCGGGATCAAAAAGAGGTTCAGCAGGACATTGACGACGAACGCGACGACGTTGGAGACGAGGATGACGCTTGTCTCCCCGAGCGCCGACAACGTCTCTTTGTTGCGTCCCACTGCCGTGTTCGTGAAGAACCCGATCGCCACGATAGCCAGTGCACTGCCACCCGCGGCGTACTGGCTCCCGAAGACGATCGAAATGATCTGGTCAGGAAACACTAACAGGGTTACGAACAGCGGCACGAGGAGAACGAATACCCACTTTGTCGTGATCTCGTACACGTGTTCGACGGAGCTGTGGCCGTCACTATCGAGCCGAGAGGCAACCGGGAGATACATGTAGCCGACCGCCCCGCCAGCGATTGTCAGCACGCCGGCGAGCGGATATGCGGCGTTGTAGACGCCGACTTCGGCGGACGAGCGGAAGTACCCCAGCATCAGTGTGTCCGTCCGCGTCAGGAGTGTCCCCACGATCGTCGAGACGATCAAGGGGGCCGAAAACGTCGTCATCTCGCGTGTGTGCAGTCGGAACGCTCCGCGAATGGGAAACAGTCGATTGAGGAGAGCGTACGTGAGAACCACGGTGATCAAGAGGGTGAAGAGGTAACTGAACCCGGTCGCGACGATCCCCACACCGGATGCCAGGAGGACACTGACCAGCGCCAGGCGGAACCCGGGGTAGAACACGTTCGACGTCAGGACCTTGTACATCGTGTTCTCTTGTCCTCGTATCGCAGCGACCCCGATAGTGTAGACCACATAAACCGGGATGGCGATCACGAAGATGACAAACAGAGTGGTCGCTTCGTTCGACTCGAAGAGCTGTGGGACGATAATCGGTGCACCAAGTATGAGTACGATAGCGATCAAGACGGACAGCCCGGTGGTGAACAACAGGCCCGTGAGCCACGCGCCCCGGACGTCTTCGAGGTCGTCGAACCGGGCCATGAAACGCGGGATCCCCTGGGTGTAC
It contains:
- a CDS encoding flippase, coding for MNSEQGDLGKILSSAVFVFIATMASSAAKLLERVVIGRLLTPGGYGEFSVALAVFTLGATLGAAGYTQGIPRFMARFDDLEDVRGAWLTGLLFTTGLSVLIAIVLILGAPIIVPQLFESNEATTLFVIFVIAIPVYVVYTIGVAAIRGQENTMYKVLTSNVFYPGFRLALVSVLLASGVGIVATGFSYLFTLLITVVLTYALLNRLFPIRGAFRLHTREMTTFSAPLIVSTIVGTLLTRTDTLMLGYFRSSAEVGVYNAAYPLAGVLTIAGGAVGYMYLPVASRLDSDGHSSVEHVYEITTKWVFVLLVPLFVTLLVFPDQIISIVFGSQYAAGGSALAIVAIGFFTNTAVGRNKETLSALGETSVILVSNVVAFVVNVLLNLFLIPRYGFMGAAVASAGSYVLLNATVYVFLRYRFGITPFTRRSRRAFIAIPGVLVPLGFGVRQLVPVTLPMIMLFTVSFALLAVAIALAVRSLEPDDVLLVELVENHANVRLGFIRKYIPEQ